From bacterium, the proteins below share one genomic window:
- a CDS encoding type II toxin-antitoxin system HicB family antitoxin, producing MIDKAYTVIFEPAEEGGWLARVPALNDLVTEGETLEEAKTMVRDAINGFEQVMYVKFPTTGSKSCF from the coding sequence ATAGATAAAGCATACACAGTGATATTTGAACCCGCGGAAGAGGGTGGATGGTTAGCTCGCGTTCCGGCGTTGAATGACCTTGTAACCGAAGGGGAAACGTTAGAAGAAGCGAAAACGATGGTGCGCGATGCGATCAATGGATTTGAACAAGTAATGTATGTTAAATTTCCAACCACCGGGAGTAAATCATGTTTCTAA